A single genomic interval of Ovis aries strain OAR_USU_Benz2616 breed Rambouillet chromosome 9, ARS-UI_Ramb_v3.0, whole genome shotgun sequence harbors:
- the TP53INP1 gene encoding tumor protein p53-inducible nuclear protein 1 isoform X2: MFQRLNKMFVGEVNTSSNQEPEFSEKEDDEWILVDFIDTCTGFSAAEDEEEEDISEESPPERPSVFSCLPASLECLADTSDSCFLQFESCPMEESWFITPPPCFTAGGLTTIKVETSPMENLLIEHPSMSVYAVHEPCPSLSEAHCGAEEFHNPGSPRARKSCL; encoded by the exons ATGTTCCAGAGATTGAATAAAATGTTTGTGGGTGAAGTCAATACTTCTTCAAACCAAGAACCAGAATTTAGTGAGAAAGAAGATGATGAGTGGATTCTTGTTGACTTCATAG ACACTTGCACGGGTTTctcagcagcagaggatgaggaggaagaagacaTCAGTGAAGAGTCACCTCCCGAGCGCCCTTCAGTCTTTTCCTGTCTCCCTGCATCTCTCGAGTGCTTGGCTGATACGAGTGACTCCTGCTTCCTCCAGTTTGAGTCCTGTCCAATGGAGGAGAGCTGGTTTATCACCCCTCCCCCATGTTTTACTGCAGGTGGATTAACCACTATCAAGGTGGAGACCAGTCCTATGGAAAACCTTCTTATTGAACACCCTAGCATGTCCGTCTATGCTGTGCACGagccctgccccagcctcagTGAGGCCCACTGTGGGGCTGAGGAATTTCATAACCCAGGCAGTCCCAG GGCCAGGAAAAGCTGCTTATAA
- the TP53INP1 gene encoding tumor protein p53-inducible nuclear protein 1 isoform X1, with the protein MFQRLNKMFVGEVNTSSNQEPEFSEKEDDEWILVDFIDTCTGFSAAEDEEEEDISEESPPERPSVFSCLPASLECLADTSDSCFLQFESCPMEESWFITPPPCFTAGGLTTIKVETSPMENLLIEHPSMSVYAVHEPCPSLSEAHCGAEEFHNPGSPRVEAENEMGQHIHCYVAALAAHTAFLEQPKSFRPSQWIKEHSERQSLNRNSLRRQNLTRDCHSRQVKHSGWAVHQPCPRQYNY; encoded by the exons ATGTTCCAGAGATTGAATAAAATGTTTGTGGGTGAAGTCAATACTTCTTCAAACCAAGAACCAGAATTTAGTGAGAAAGAAGATGATGAGTGGATTCTTGTTGACTTCATAG ACACTTGCACGGGTTTctcagcagcagaggatgaggaggaagaagacaTCAGTGAAGAGTCACCTCCCGAGCGCCCTTCAGTCTTTTCCTGTCTCCCTGCATCTCTCGAGTGCTTGGCTGATACGAGTGACTCCTGCTTCCTCCAGTTTGAGTCCTGTCCAATGGAGGAGAGCTGGTTTATCACCCCTCCCCCATGTTTTACTGCAGGTGGATTAACCACTATCAAGGTGGAGACCAGTCCTATGGAAAACCTTCTTATTGAACACCCTAGCATGTCCGTCTATGCTGTGCACGagccctgccccagcctcagTGAGGCCCACTGTGGGGCTGAGGAATTTCATAACCCAGGCAGTCCCAG agtGGAAGCCGAGAATGAAATGGGGCAGCACATTCATTGCTATGTTGCAGCTCTCGCTGCTCATACAGCTTTTCTGGAACAACCCAAGAGCTTTCGCCCTTCCCAGTGGATTAAAGAACACAGTGAAAGGCAGTCTCTGAACAGAAATAGCCTTCGTCGCCAAAATCTTACCAGAGATTGCCACTCTCGGCAAGTCAAGCACAGCGGCTGGGCTGTCCATCAGCCCTGCCCACGTCAGTACAATTACTAA